A window from Myxococcus fulvus encodes these proteins:
- a CDS encoding DUF1521 domain-containing protein, protein MTSVNQAGNASRTLSTGSTKVGLSDAELTKNLGLIEKTVESAFADIESAVKALNQLSENSFSTEQVRVSDLTANVDSGNVFPTEKPLIDENTFRSPDKLKVDDKGTITTPGGYKIEQLGQFEWKISGPDGKSTRIWGDPHVDESDGGKFDFKRNTTFQLPDGTEINCTTVPWGNNGMTVTGKLDITNGADHIAVTDIDKGKGKVGELTKDGYETTVAFQWNDTFQNNSRDLLVMGKDSDDWANQGKEVLGDEGGGATFKHGKDLEFQYKDTPSVLNLLPEPAKDKKDTAKAGDVTQQRDALMQKVNDHITQAIAVLGKPKESEKEQPLEDRFKSVADMFKALDEINSLNDMVKPRSNIFI, encoded by the coding sequence ATGACGAGTGTCAACCAGGCCGGCAACGCTTCCCGTACCCTCAGCACTGGCAGCACGAAGGTCGGGCTGAGCGATGCGGAGCTGACGAAGAACCTCGGTCTCATCGAGAAGACGGTGGAGAGCGCGTTCGCGGACATCGAGTCCGCGGTGAAGGCGCTGAACCAGCTCAGCGAGAACTCGTTCTCGACCGAGCAGGTCCGGGTGAGCGACCTGACCGCGAACGTGGACTCCGGGAACGTGTTCCCCACGGAGAAGCCTCTCATCGACGAGAACACCTTCCGCTCGCCGGACAAGCTGAAGGTGGACGACAAGGGCACCATCACCACGCCGGGCGGCTACAAGATCGAGCAGTTGGGCCAGTTCGAGTGGAAGATCTCCGGTCCGGACGGCAAGAGCACCCGCATCTGGGGTGACCCGCACGTCGACGAGAGCGACGGCGGCAAGTTCGACTTCAAGCGCAACACCACGTTCCAGCTGCCGGACGGGACGGAGATCAACTGCACCACCGTGCCCTGGGGCAACAACGGGATGACGGTGACGGGCAAGCTGGACATCACCAACGGCGCGGACCACATCGCCGTCACGGACATCGACAAGGGCAAGGGCAAGGTCGGTGAGCTGACCAAGGACGGCTACGAGACGACCGTCGCCTTCCAGTGGAACGACACGTTCCAGAACAACAGCCGGGACCTGCTCGTCATGGGCAAGGACTCCGACGACTGGGCCAACCAGGGCAAGGAAGTCCTGGGCGACGAGGGCGGCGGCGCCACCTTCAAGCACGGCAAGGACCTGGAGTTCCAGTACAAGGACACCCCCTCGGTGCTCAACCTGCTGCCCGAGCCGGCCAAGGACAAGAAGGACACGGCCAAGGCGGGGGACGTCACCCAGCAGCGCGACGCGCTGATGCAGAAGGTGAACGACCACATCACCCAGGCCATCGCCGTACTGGGCAAGCCGAAGGAGTCCGAGAAGGAGCAGCCCCTCGAGGACCGGTTCAAGTCCGTCGCCGACATGTTCAAGGCGCTGGATGAGATCAACTCGCTGAATGATATGGTCAAGCCGCGCAGCAACATCTTCATCTGA
- a CDS encoding tetratricopeptide repeat protein, which yields MVLSGKPERGGTPDVRIPKALVEKLVKGDLQLGQFLGMTRERLFEYAAVGHKMLQAGRTRLALDIFQGLTAAAPQEPAFHTQLAATLLTMERVDAAFDAYQRALALDGSHGDALVGRGEILLRRGNVPEGLKDLSRAIELDPGLKKRSTQRAKGTLLALKKQAESLKAARPKR from the coding sequence GTGGTCTTGAGCGGCAAACCGGAGCGCGGTGGTACGCCGGACGTGCGGATTCCGAAGGCCCTGGTGGAGAAGCTCGTCAAGGGCGACCTCCAGCTGGGGCAGTTCCTGGGAATGACACGTGAGCGGCTCTTCGAGTACGCCGCCGTGGGCCACAAGATGCTCCAGGCCGGCCGCACCCGGCTGGCCCTGGACATCTTCCAGGGCCTGACGGCGGCCGCGCCCCAGGAGCCCGCCTTCCACACCCAGCTGGCCGCCACGCTGCTGACGATGGAGCGCGTGGACGCCGCGTTCGACGCCTACCAGCGCGCGCTCGCGTTGGATGGCTCGCACGGCGACGCCCTGGTGGGCCGCGGCGAAATCCTGCTGCGCCGGGGCAATGTCCCCGAGGGCCTCAAGGACCTGAGTCGGGCCATCGAGCTGGACCCGGGCCTGAAGAAGCGCTCCACCCAGCGCGCCAAGGGCACGCTGCTCGCGCTGAAGAAGCAGGCCGAGAGCCTCAAGGCCGCCCGTCCGAAGCGCTGA
- a CDS encoding FHA domain-containing protein, whose amino-acid sequence MSVRLTVTQRSEAGAKGTEHVLTESVITLGRDKSCQVVLAQQAVSRNHARICQEGTLFFLEDLGSAYGTQVNGKPLPKGEKRLLRNGDVIAIAQYDVRFDKVTELINADATSEKTSFIARDNLKDVMRGLSSSEERYLRIMNGPREGERIEIADASELVIGRDEKDVDIVLKDDLTSRKHAKIRRDWSGTHVEDLGSRNGIKVNKKRVNRKALKDNDEVEVGGTRFLYVDPAEPAEEPVQLATDVKKAPPPSPSRPAPVRKEKPPEPEPEPAPPEPEPEPAPPEPEPEPAPIEEPIQSSQENSVPDEVAPGGAMAMLKDKQKLVPLVVMGVVGLVFLVLLIAVVAGA is encoded by the coding sequence ATGAGCGTCCGTCTCACCGTCACGCAGCGCAGCGAGGCCGGAGCCAAGGGCACCGAGCACGTCCTCACCGAATCAGTCATCACGCTGGGGCGCGACAAGTCCTGCCAGGTGGTGCTGGCCCAGCAGGCGGTGTCGCGCAACCACGCGCGCATCTGTCAGGAGGGCACGCTCTTCTTCCTGGAGGACCTGGGCAGCGCCTATGGCACCCAGGTCAACGGCAAGCCCCTGCCCAAGGGCGAGAAGCGCCTGTTGCGCAACGGCGACGTCATCGCGATTGCCCAGTACGACGTGCGCTTCGACAAGGTGACGGAGCTCATCAACGCGGACGCCACGTCGGAGAAGACGTCCTTCATCGCGCGCGACAACCTGAAGGACGTGATGCGCGGGCTGTCCTCCTCGGAGGAGCGCTACCTGCGCATCATGAACGGGCCCCGCGAGGGCGAGCGCATCGAAATCGCGGACGCGTCCGAGCTGGTCATCGGCCGGGACGAGAAGGACGTGGACATCGTCCTCAAGGACGACCTGACCTCGCGCAAGCACGCGAAGATCCGCCGCGACTGGTCCGGCACGCACGTGGAGGACCTGGGCAGCCGCAACGGCATCAAGGTCAACAAGAAGCGGGTGAACCGCAAGGCGCTCAAGGACAACGACGAGGTGGAGGTGGGCGGCACGCGCTTCCTCTACGTCGACCCGGCCGAGCCCGCCGAGGAGCCCGTCCAGCTCGCCACCGACGTGAAGAAGGCCCCGCCTCCGTCGCCCTCGCGCCCCGCGCCGGTGCGCAAGGAGAAGCCCCCGGAGCCGGAGCCCGAGCCGGCCCCTCCGGAGCCGGAGCCCGAGCCGGCGCCTCCGGAGCCGGAACCCGAGCCCGCCCCCATCGAGGAGCCCATCCAGTCCTCGCAGGAGAACTCCGTGCCGGACGAGGTCGCTCCGGGCGGCGCCATGGCGATGCTCAAGGACAAGCAGAAGCTCGTCCCGCTCGTCGTCATGGGCGTGGTGGGGCTGGTGTTCCTGGTGCTGCTCATCGCCGTGGTCGCCGGCGCCTGA
- a CDS encoding tetratricopeptide repeat protein — MRLARLVTTVSLVCVLPLAGCLSTPPPHERALINNELCTQELHNQNLVKAEVYCDLGLEFSPQYADLWANKGIIAMMSGRKEDAKKHFIKALRYNQEHLQSYQNLGYLYNEEGAYGKAHDNFRRALKVNPDNLETRYNLAFTMMKMKKYTEAKKELRTLLAINPNLAAAHHTLAIIAFEENQYEEAAEHLAQSAATDPNNPDVWHDYGNTLMELGRFVDAREAFANCNQLDPKMTSCVNNLALAQRKAALTDAGLREVKDTQQAENSAPSLFTLARTYREKGLLAEEETTYKKCVKLDGKYAPCHFGLFELFQDANKHEHAEVACKNFMKYATSEEFPTEYQTCEKYLSNATF, encoded by the coding sequence ATGCGCCTTGCCCGCCTCGTCACCACGGTCTCCCTGGTCTGCGTGCTCCCGCTCGCCGGCTGCCTTTCCACTCCGCCGCCACATGAGCGCGCGCTCATCAACAATGAGCTGTGCACCCAGGAACTGCACAACCAGAACCTGGTGAAGGCGGAAGTCTATTGCGACCTGGGCCTGGAGTTCTCCCCCCAGTACGCGGACCTGTGGGCCAACAAGGGCATCATCGCGATGATGTCCGGCCGCAAGGAGGACGCGAAGAAGCACTTCATCAAGGCCCTGCGCTACAACCAGGAGCACCTCCAGTCGTACCAGAACCTGGGCTACCTCTATAACGAGGAAGGCGCCTACGGGAAGGCACACGACAACTTCCGCCGCGCCCTGAAGGTCAATCCAGACAACCTGGAGACACGCTACAACCTGGCCTTCACGATGATGAAGATGAAGAAGTACACCGAGGCCAAGAAGGAGCTGCGGACGCTGCTGGCCATCAACCCCAACCTGGCCGCCGCGCACCACACCCTGGCCATCATCGCCTTCGAGGAGAACCAGTACGAGGAGGCCGCGGAGCACCTGGCCCAGTCCGCCGCGACGGACCCGAACAACCCCGACGTCTGGCATGACTACGGCAACACGCTGATGGAGCTGGGGCGCTTCGTCGACGCGCGCGAAGCCTTCGCCAACTGCAACCAGCTGGACCCCAAGATGACCAGCTGCGTCAACAACCTGGCCCTGGCCCAGCGCAAGGCGGCGCTCACCGACGCGGGCCTGCGTGAGGTCAAGGACACCCAGCAGGCGGAGAACTCCGCCCCCTCGCTCTTCACCCTCGCCCGCACCTACCGCGAGAAGGGGCTTCTGGCCGAGGAGGAGACCACTTACAAGAAGTGCGTGAAGTTGGATGGGAAGTACGCCCCCTGCCACTTCGGCCTCTTCGAGCTCTTCCAGGACGCCAACAAGCACGAGCACGCCGAGGTGGCCTGCAAGAACTTCATGAAGTATGCGACTTCCGAAGAGTTCCCCACCGAGTATCAGACGTGCGAGAAGTACCTGAGCAACGCGACGTTCTGA
- a CDS encoding outer membrane beta-barrel protein → MRTLLCAFTFALALLGAAPAHAQFANRSLGLSLGYMDFNRTKGLDDAFFLGIDASLYIENGFELVSLSKVAFPRDTTDPARKRVVGLAPSLGIRYLLMEESIRPYVGSDISYLIVFKESMSNFVGIGPNVGVDFFTSDSVSVGLRAQYNFYIALNEKTQNSLTLSAGVAAYF, encoded by the coding sequence ATGCGTACCTTGCTCTGTGCTTTCACCTTTGCGCTGGCCCTGCTCGGGGCCGCTCCGGCCCACGCCCAGTTCGCCAATCGCAGCCTCGGGTTGTCGCTGGGTTACATGGACTTCAACCGCACCAAGGGGTTGGACGACGCCTTCTTCCTGGGCATCGACGCGAGCCTCTACATCGAGAACGGCTTCGAGCTGGTGTCCCTGTCGAAGGTGGCCTTCCCCCGCGACACGACGGACCCGGCCAGGAAGCGCGTGGTGGGGCTGGCCCCGTCGCTGGGCATCCGCTACCTGCTGATGGAGGAGAGCATCCGCCCCTACGTCGGCTCCGACATCAGCTATCTCATCGTCTTCAAGGAGAGCATGAGCAACTTCGTCGGCATCGGTCCCAACGTGGGCGTGGACTTCTTCACGTCGGACTCGGTGAGCGTGGGCCTCAGGGCGCAGTACAACTTCTACATCGCGCTCAACGAGAAGACGCAGAACTCGCTGACCTTGTCGGCGGGCGTGGCGGCGTACTTCTAG
- a CDS encoding RDD family protein, with amino-acid sequence MLPRMPGEPATLPAVTTATDTLLDGTHTVLTPEYVEFRFTLAGLYSRFLAWLLDSVIVVVISLAVILGLSLVMAAFPGVASALGIVVYFLVDWGYGITLETLWSGQTVGKRALSLRVIQESGVRIGFYHAALRNLARPVDRLPLLYLVGGVTALVSGSQQRLGDMLAGTIVVRERRLKVPSAINASGEEGLLADPLFVSRVKRLSTEERELVLTAVLRRDELRMEARLRLFAALGARLQDALAMEKPAHLSDEKWTLLVAAALLPNARSTPPRPPTRSASSASSR; translated from the coding sequence ATGCTCCCCCGCATGCCCGGAGAGCCGGCTACACTGCCCGCCGTGACGACGGCCACCGACACCTTGCTGGACGGCACCCACACGGTGCTCACACCGGAGTACGTGGAGTTCCGCTTCACGCTCGCGGGCCTGTACTCGCGCTTCCTGGCGTGGCTGCTGGACTCGGTCATCGTCGTGGTCATCAGCCTGGCGGTCATCCTGGGGCTGAGCCTGGTCATGGCCGCCTTCCCCGGCGTCGCGAGCGCCCTGGGCATCGTCGTCTACTTCCTGGTGGACTGGGGCTACGGCATCACCCTGGAGACGCTCTGGAGCGGCCAGACGGTGGGCAAGCGCGCCCTGTCCCTGCGGGTCATCCAGGAGAGCGGCGTGCGCATCGGCTTCTATCACGCGGCGCTGCGCAACCTGGCCCGTCCCGTGGACCGGCTCCCCCTGCTGTACCTGGTGGGTGGCGTGACGGCGCTCGTCTCCGGCTCGCAGCAGCGGCTGGGGGACATGCTCGCCGGCACCATCGTCGTGCGGGAGCGGCGGCTGAAGGTGCCCTCCGCCATCAACGCCTCCGGCGAGGAGGGCCTGCTGGCGGATCCGCTCTTCGTCTCACGCGTGAAGCGGCTGTCCACGGAGGAGCGGGAGCTGGTGCTCACCGCCGTCCTCCGCCGGGACGAGCTGCGCATGGAGGCCCGCCTGCGCCTGTTCGCCGCGCTCGGCGCGCGGCTGCAGGACGCGCTGGCGATGGAGAAGCCGGCCCACCTCTCCGACGAGAAGTGGACGCTGCTCGTCGCCGCGGCCCTCCTGCCCAACGCTAGAAGTACGCCGCCACGCCCGCCGACAAGGTCAGCGAGTTCTGCGTCTTCTCGTTGA
- a CDS encoding cyclic nucleotide-binding domain-containing protein — MPPSATSSWNRRLLPAAAFQFALIAGVTQLKTAANALVLSRFDSQALPYLYLLGALITAALTVLPRFKPGSPFESPGVLTGLGGVVSMGLAVALSVGVSTSALALYLFADTFSTFVSFRFWARMASAFDAREARRAFTALNGFAMGGGIVGGLLVQGLAERLGTPAMVVSGGLGLLVAGAIFHHLYRGEPPPPPRGRPAPTSFMAFSYLAESPYAQVLAALGISFAVLSAFVDYLFRIRLEGQLSEDALAALFGSLQLWIGLFCVAFQLLLTQRLLKRLGLLRYVALVPLVLAPLAGATLVTPDLWPVHLLRLVETAVSYSILPVGIQLLYAAVPDDQREGLRAAVDGLLRKSGVVVAGLLLIGAGRAATGMSMAVAVVAMCAALALLLVRLKPAYVAALGEQVGAHEEEEVELEGEEEQRLLTEALSAPMPDRVLRAVDMMEQAEVSLRQHLPALLRHPHERVLERGVALALELEARELAPVLERLVEEGPRRPRDQAVWALARLSPERAERLLPALLNHPDVGLRCAAIGALVKSTGSAAALASLEELLARGEGAPVMERREVAKLLGRLQDARFAGPLARYLDDGDTTVRRVTLAAVGEGGYVELAPRLLPFLTWREERKTAREALIALGDAVTPLVEEHLNNKKAPLAMRLQLPRVLRGIGTPAALDALLFSNVRDDASLHFRIGAQLSRLRDEHPEHPVDVDRVREALGRRRDTYRALVGAYRDVRAALGDGSLLTRAVGDRLDQALELSFFLLGLLDSSHRMRGIHYNLVGQDARRRALALELLDNLLSEEDRELVMEQVEAHHRELPPGASGRLWRRLAALVQSEDVVLRACARHIARVNGLDVLPQEGELSDRIVQRMFELEGVSVFSQSDVDDIAAIAAVAREGFFRAGERIYAQGDPGDALYVIVDGAIDAFHDGEHVLRFQGKQAFGEVSLLDGAPRPTDMVAAVDTRVLIIDRRDFLDLLADRPELLTGFFRAVSLQLQALIALPDSRETGERLEMTAPAAPTAPPLPTGPAPEGSEPPTMEKRTRGGDA, encoded by the coding sequence GTGCCCCCCTCCGCCACCTCATCCTGGAACCGCCGCCTCTTGCCGGCGGCCGCCTTTCAGTTCGCGCTCATCGCAGGGGTGACGCAGCTCAAGACGGCGGCCAACGCGCTGGTGTTGTCCCGTTTCGACTCGCAGGCGCTGCCCTACCTGTACCTGTTGGGCGCCCTCATCACCGCGGCGCTGACGGTGCTGCCGCGCTTCAAGCCGGGCTCGCCGTTCGAGTCGCCGGGTGTGCTGACGGGGCTGGGCGGCGTGGTGTCGATGGGGCTGGCGGTGGCGCTGTCGGTGGGCGTGAGCACGTCGGCGCTGGCGCTGTACCTGTTCGCGGACACGTTCTCGACCTTCGTGTCGTTCCGGTTCTGGGCGCGCATGGCGTCCGCCTTCGATGCGCGCGAGGCCCGGCGCGCCTTCACCGCGCTCAACGGCTTCGCCATGGGCGGCGGCATCGTCGGAGGTCTGCTGGTCCAGGGGCTGGCGGAGCGGCTGGGCACGCCGGCCATGGTGGTGAGCGGCGGGCTGGGGCTCCTGGTCGCGGGCGCCATCTTCCACCACCTGTATCGCGGTGAGCCTCCGCCTCCGCCCCGGGGGCGTCCGGCGCCCACGTCGTTCATGGCGTTCAGCTATCTGGCGGAGAGCCCCTACGCGCAGGTGCTCGCTGCGCTGGGCATCTCGTTCGCGGTGCTGTCGGCCTTCGTCGACTACCTGTTCCGCATCCGGCTGGAGGGCCAGCTCAGCGAGGACGCGTTGGCGGCGCTCTTCGGCTCGCTGCAGCTGTGGATTGGACTGTTCTGCGTCGCGTTCCAGCTGTTGTTGACGCAGCGGCTGCTCAAGCGGCTGGGGCTCCTGCGCTACGTGGCGCTGGTGCCGCTGGTGCTCGCGCCGCTGGCGGGCGCGACGCTGGTGACGCCCGACCTGTGGCCGGTGCACCTGTTGCGGCTGGTGGAGACGGCGGTGAGCTACTCCATCCTCCCGGTGGGCATCCAGCTGCTCTACGCGGCGGTGCCGGATGACCAGCGCGAGGGGCTGCGCGCGGCGGTGGATGGACTGCTCCGCAAGAGCGGCGTGGTGGTGGCAGGTCTGCTGCTCATCGGCGCGGGGCGCGCGGCCACGGGCATGTCGATGGCGGTGGCCGTGGTGGCCATGTGCGCGGCGCTCGCGTTGCTCCTGGTGCGGCTCAAGCCCGCCTACGTCGCGGCGCTGGGTGAGCAGGTGGGCGCGCACGAGGAAGAGGAGGTGGAGCTGGAGGGGGAGGAGGAGCAGCGCCTGTTGACGGAGGCGTTGTCGGCCCCCATGCCGGACCGCGTGCTGCGCGCCGTGGACATGATGGAGCAGGCCGAGGTGTCGCTGCGACAGCACCTGCCGGCCCTGCTGCGACATCCCCATGAGCGCGTGCTGGAGCGGGGCGTGGCCCTGGCGCTGGAGCTGGAGGCGCGCGAGCTGGCGCCGGTGCTGGAGCGGCTGGTGGAGGAGGGGCCTCGCCGGCCTCGGGACCAGGCCGTGTGGGCGCTGGCGCGGCTGTCTCCGGAGCGGGCGGAGCGGCTGTTGCCGGCGCTGCTCAACCACCCGGACGTGGGGCTGCGGTGCGCGGCCATCGGCGCCCTGGTGAAGTCGACGGGGAGCGCGGCGGCGCTGGCGTCGCTGGAGGAGCTGCTCGCGCGGGGTGAGGGGGCTCCGGTGATGGAGCGCCGTGAGGTGGCGAAGCTCCTGGGGCGGCTCCAGGACGCGCGCTTCGCGGGGCCGCTCGCGCGGTATCTGGATGATGGGGACACCACCGTGCGGCGCGTGACGCTGGCCGCGGTGGGGGAGGGCGGCTACGTGGAGCTCGCGCCCCGGCTGTTGCCCTTCCTCACGTGGCGCGAGGAGCGCAAGACGGCCCGCGAGGCGCTCATCGCGTTGGGTGACGCGGTGACGCCGCTGGTGGAGGAGCACCTCAACAACAAGAAGGCGCCGCTGGCGATGCGGCTGCAGCTGCCTCGCGTGCTGCGTGGCATCGGTACGCCCGCGGCGCTGGACGCGCTGCTGTTCTCCAACGTGCGGGACGATGCCTCGCTGCACTTCCGCATCGGCGCGCAGCTGTCGCGGCTTCGCGACGAGCACCCCGAGCATCCGGTGGATGTGGACCGCGTGCGCGAGGCGCTGGGCCGTCGGCGGGACACGTATCGGGCGCTGGTGGGGGCCTATCGCGACGTGCGCGCGGCGCTGGGGGATGGCTCGTTGCTCACCCGCGCGGTGGGCGACCGGCTGGACCAGGCGCTCGAGCTGTCGTTCTTCCTGCTGGGGTTGCTGGACTCGTCGCACCGCATGCGCGGCATCCACTACAACCTGGTGGGGCAGGATGCGCGGCGGCGGGCGCTGGCGTTGGAGTTGCTGGACAACCTGCTCTCCGAGGAGGACCGGGAGCTGGTGATGGAGCAGGTGGAGGCGCACCATCGGGAGCTGCCTCCCGGGGCGTCGGGGCGGCTGTGGCGCAGGCTGGCGGCGCTGGTGCAGAGCGAGGACGTGGTGCTGCGCGCGTGCGCCCGCCACATCGCGCGGGTGAACGGGCTGGACGTGCTCCCGCAGGAGGGTGAATTGAGCGACCGCATTGTCCAACGGATGTTCGAGCTGGAGGGCGTGAGCGTCTTCTCCCAGAGCGACGTGGATGACATCGCGGCCATCGCCGCGGTGGCCCGTGAGGGCTTCTTCCGCGCCGGTGAGCGCATCTACGCGCAAGGGGACCCGGGGGACGCGCTCTACGTCATCGTCGACGGCGCCATCGACGCGTTCCACGACGGCGAGCACGTGCTGCGCTTCCAGGGCAAGCAGGCCTTCGGCGAGGTGAGTCTGCTGGATGGCGCGCCGCGCCCCACGGACATGGTGGCCGCGGTGGACACGCGCGTGCTCATCATCGACCGGCGTGACTTCCTGGACCTGCTCGCGGATAGACCCGAGCTGCTCACGGGGTTCTTCCGCGCGGTGAGCCTGCAGCTCCAGGCGCTCATCGCGCTGCCGGACTCGCGCGAGACGGGCGAGCGACTGGAGATGACCGCGCCCGCGGCTCCCACCGCGCCGCCGCTGCCCACGGGGCCCGCGCCAGAGGGCTCGGAGCCGCCGACGATGGAGAAGCGGACCCGGGGCGGCGACGCCTGA
- a CDS encoding bifunctional metallophosphatase/5'-nucleotidase, translated as MNSTPCYRFRPSRQSRLSGVLVLALGALAGCEKSSPPPAAPATEQPDAAPAKPAVPSEVTLLVTGGTFGQLQPVEGKGGAAELLGQWVNNEKHCPGPVKDGQATCADSGTLALATGDHWNGPALSSFFLGAPTAEVMGRMGYAASAMGNHELAFGKEAFLKNRASGGFPFLAANLRVKDPALAGDLSLPAFQVFDRRGLKIGVVGLASEKTVRTAMAGRAEGLEVTGYEEALASAVPEARKAGADTVVVVADTCVTELQPVVAKHPEWKLALVAGGRCPAQVYSKENGTIFASLDRGFSKYLRAHITFDPAKPAGEKVTQFEGKLVDVAGGTPDAETAQLVAKWKAQLDEVLGQQIGFTKTGITQASPQMAKWIAGAVRESLGTDAAILNKGGIRGDLPAGAVTRGSIYSVMPFENSVLVVKLKGEDLAKQLSNPNALISGFTAAGKGKFKDAKGKALDPAKEYTVATVEYLYFGGDGFEFEKLAPEPTETGMAWQTPVVDWTKQLDSNEKKPLEKQLK; from the coding sequence GTGAACTCGACCCCCTGCTATCGCTTCCGTCCCTCTCGCCAGTCGCGCCTGTCTGGCGTGCTGGTCCTCGCGCTCGGCGCTCTGGCCGGCTGCGAGAAGAGCAGTCCTCCCCCCGCCGCGCCCGCCACCGAACAGCCGGACGCCGCTCCCGCGAAGCCCGCGGTGCCCAGCGAGGTCACGCTGCTGGTCACTGGCGGCACCTTCGGCCAGCTCCAGCCCGTCGAGGGCAAGGGCGGCGCCGCGGAGCTGCTCGGGCAATGGGTGAACAACGAGAAGCACTGTCCGGGCCCCGTGAAGGATGGCCAGGCCACGTGCGCGGACTCGGGCACCCTGGCGCTCGCCACCGGTGACCACTGGAACGGGCCCGCCCTGTCGTCCTTCTTCCTGGGCGCCCCCACCGCCGAGGTCATGGGCCGCATGGGCTACGCCGCCTCCGCCATGGGCAACCACGAGCTGGCGTTCGGCAAGGAGGCCTTCCTCAAGAACCGCGCCTCCGGCGGCTTCCCCTTCCTCGCGGCCAACCTGCGCGTGAAGGACCCGGCGCTCGCGGGTGACCTGTCCCTGCCCGCGTTCCAGGTGTTCGACCGCCGCGGCCTGAAGATCGGCGTGGTGGGCCTGGCCTCCGAGAAGACCGTGCGCACGGCGATGGCCGGCCGCGCCGAGGGGCTCGAGGTCACCGGTTACGAGGAGGCGCTCGCCAGCGCCGTCCCCGAGGCCCGCAAGGCCGGCGCGGACACCGTCGTCGTCGTCGCCGACACCTGCGTCACCGAGCTGCAGCCGGTGGTCGCCAAGCACCCCGAGTGGAAGCTGGCGCTCGTGGCCGGCGGCCGCTGCCCGGCGCAGGTGTACTCGAAGGAGAACGGCACCATCTTCGCGTCGCTGGACCGCGGCTTCTCCAAGTACCTGCGCGCGCACATCACCTTCGACCCGGCGAAGCCCGCGGGCGAGAAGGTCACCCAGTTCGAGGGCAAGCTCGTCGACGTGGCCGGTGGCACGCCCGACGCCGAGACGGCGCAGCTGGTCGCCAAGTGGAAGGCGCAGCTCGACGAGGTGCTGGGCCAGCAGATCGGCTTCACCAAGACGGGCATCACCCAGGCCTCGCCGCAGATGGCGAAGTGGATCGCGGGCGCGGTGCGCGAGTCGCTCGGCACCGACGCGGCCATCCTCAACAAGGGCGGCATCCGCGGCGACCTGCCGGCGGGCGCGGTGACTCGCGGCAGCATCTACTCGGTGATGCCGTTCGAGAACTCGGTGCTCGTCGTGAAGCTCAAGGGCGAGGACCTGGCCAAGCAGCTGTCCAACCCCAACGCGCTCATCTCCGGCTTCACCGCCGCGGGCAAGGGCAAGTTCAAGGACGCCAAGGGCAAGGCGCTGGACCCCGCGAAGGAGTACACGGTCGCCACCGTCGAGTACCTGTACTTCGGCGGTGACGGCTTCGAGTTCGAGAAGCTGGCCCCCGAGCCCACCGAGACGGGCATGGCGTGGCAGACGCCCGTGGTGGACTGGACCAAGCAGCTCGACTCCAACGAGAAGAAGCCGCTGGAGAAGCAGCTGAAGTAA